The DNA window ATGCCTATATATACATTTAAGTGCATGGGGAATATATGTATTCATATACACagacttattttttatttttgcaggtcCTGTATGGGTCTGCTGTACATAtgtttatataaacattttcttgtgtgtttgtcCTTGTATACATGATATGATTTTTGTATGATTGTTGGGttaaaagttatcaaacatcaGGCTGCTGTACTGAAGGAAGGAtatggtcccccccccccgccccccgctttAATCCTTTGAAATAAAAAGGGACAGAGGGAGGTAAATGAACCTAGGATTGATATTGGGCTGCAATTGTGAACAAGCTTTTGTGAATGTCCTTCGTGGCAACACTGGCATCCTGTACAGCAGCTGCAAGTATCAAACAGGGAAcagttcttattttaaaaagcatatcaGCGATATATTAACTTTAcaatatttcttttcttttttttttaaacataactCATCAAAGCCGTTTGCAAACAGCAGTAGATACGGAAATGGTCCAACTGAGCTGCAGCCGCAAGTCTTTGAGTGATAAAAATGCTCGGTCCTTTGGTCCCAATAATAGCTAAGGAATGATGAGTAAGACTCCATGGAGACTGTTGCTAAGAGTCAACATGGTAACAACGTCCCATGGAAACGGAGAGGCACTCCAAGTAAAGATGGCTGATCCGGGTCACATTGACCTGAAAAAAGGTCTGTAAGCCTCTTAAAAAAGATCATTTCCCAGTctaggaaggagaaaaaaacaaaagagcacAGTTCTGTGTGTTAGCTTCTCCAAAATAGTTGTCCTTTTTTTGAATGCGTAAAACCTATGCTTCCTCTGTggagcttttttgttttgcctagttgttctttttgtttggtCTGGACTTGTCCGGTTGTATGCATGGTCTGCTCCCCGCTGGTCTTATTagtttctattttatttgtacttaGCAATTCAGAAGTGCTTTGTCCAGATTTGGAGAGATCTGATTGGTGGACGGGTTTGGGGGTTGCCCCCCCCAGGTTCCCACATAGGCACCTGTCAACGGTTCCCATCTTTGCTATTATCTGTTGATTAGGTCCAGCAATGACAGTTAATTTGATCCTTTCAGGCCAGTTCCAGATCCTCGCTGCTCCTGTATCTCTGCATTCTGCATTCAGTATGcgtaaatttatttatttaagtttttacattttttttttagtttcccAGGTAAacaacatgcatttcaaaaacCTGGAAGAGAAAGGAAGACATACGTCAGTGCTGGAACCCCAGACCATGAACTAGTCACTGCAAACCCTGATACTGTACAAcagatttatattcatttattttttcaatatctTTCCTTCAAAAATCTGACTGTCCATCCCTGTAACCAGCCTGTTATTTAGTGCACACATCAGCTGAAACTGAAGTAAATTAATCGGTGAACAGGTTGACCAATCCAGCAACCAGCTTGCCTGAAACAGACAAATCAAATGTATGAACTTGATGTTCGTTCATTGAGGGCCATCCTTCCTCACCTTTCAGCCCCATTGTGCTCCGCCAttggtcacccccccccccaacccggtGAGACTTGTGGGTGGGGCTAGTAGGGGCGATTGGCGTCCTTCGGCCTCTTCAGCTGGACTTTGAGCCTCTTCATGCCGATCTGGAAGCCGTTCATCGATTGGATGGCTGCCTGTGCGCTGGCGGGGTTGTCAAAGCTCACAAAGCCTgcaggggcagggggcgtggccaggcaGGGGGGTGTGGCCAGACAGTGGTAGgggaatggggtggggtgggggtgggtgcatGGCATGGTGAACCAATGCAGATTTAGCCAGGAAGATagcaggggagggggtgagcAAGGAGGACACATatgaaaggaggaggagagaggagacatGAAGTGTTCAGAGGGGGAGGATGGCCAGGGAGGTGGGAGGTGTGAGAGAAAGCCAGAGAAACAAAAATTGtcatatttgtgatatttatgaACAGACTTCTTGTAACACCGAGCTATAAATTGGAATGATTAGAACACAGGCACAACACAGACTAAGAACCAACCAGCTGCACCACATGCCACTCACGACCCCCTGCAGATCACTCGCTTACTATGACATCATAGAATGGGACGGAAAGTGGGATGGCCCATCACAAAGACCATCCCCATTGGCCCGACATactgtaatttcttttttaatactTAGGGAATGTGCAGCCGTATACAACTCGACATCTCCCCTCCGGTAGCTCCCGGTACGCTCTGAAGGACCACCTTGCCGACTGAACCAAAGTCAGGCGCTCGCGTGCCGCGCCACGGCTGTTTAATCGTCTCATGAGGCATgtcaggtgattttttttctccactaaTTAACGTGGTGAAATTCAACGGTGTCTTTAAACGCGCCGCGTCTGCGTTCGTTACGCCTCGGCCCGGCGTCCGCCTCTCGGCTGCGCGGTCGTTAAGCGGAGACGGACGCGCTGACGGCGAACACATGTCGGCCCTGACAGCCGCTGACAGCTCTCCTGCTCCCCCGCCTGCTCGGAACGAAGGCGATAATTTATGCAAATCCATTCGCGGGACTCGGGAGACGATTCGTCCCAGGTTTCCAACGGGGCTGCTGTAATATCCCAGCGATTACCCTTGTGCGGTTACGCAACCTCTgcttcagctctctctctctctgtcggaGAGCGGCTGAATGGCTTGTGCAATTACAGCACAGACTCGTGCCACAACTTCGAAGTAGAAATCACAATAGCAGGTACGCGTCAGGACACAATTACCGTTATAACAATGGTCAATTTTAATAACAATGCTCTTACGTAGTTATTAGCCCAAATTTAGTCATAAAgtacatggtaaatggacttgCAGTAATCATCGCCGCAATTACAGTGCTATTACATAGCTATTAGGCTAACTCAATGGACTGTGAAGCAATCGCAGTTGTCACAATGTTCAATGGTAATTACAGTGTAATTACAGAGTTATTAGGCTGATATAATGAAATGTGGGTCCAGTGATTCCTAAAAGAAAGTGTTAAGATTAAAAGGCACATTAAAACTGTTCATCCGATTGTAAAATCAACCATGCAACCCCCTGCCCCTAAAGCAGAGGTTAACATTGAAAAATGAGTTTCAACAGGCACTCTCCCACTATCATCTTTGCTGCAATTCCTATCCTGgcatataatttacatttaatatattttacttcCATGGTTTCCGTTGATATGCACATTTTGGTGCTATTTCCTCTAGAATAGACTGTTGCCTTTCATTACaactcaaaataataataataataataataataataataataataataataataataataaatcttgACAGGGTTTTATGGTTTTTACCCACCAAAGCATTTACTTTGGTTTGTCGCCCGATCCACAAACACTTTGGAGGAGATGACATTACCGAAAGGCAGGAAGGACTGCATGAGCTCGCCGTCTCCAAACTCCTGAGGGAGGTGGTAGATGAACAGGTTACACCCTTCTGGTCctggggagagatggagagagagagagagaaagagagagagagagagagagaggataagaGAAACCAGGGCAGGGGTATGAGATGGACAGTGGGAGAAGGGGAAGAGGAAGGAAgacagaggagaaagaaagtgagagcGGGAGGGAAAATATAGACAGAAGGGAAATGAAGGGACAATGTGAAAAACGATCAGAGAGAAATTGAGGATGGAGAGTTTGGTGCAGTTTAAGGGAATAGAGAGAAAGGCAGATAGAAAGTAAGATCCAGTATAAGAAATATTCATGTGGAATCACatgaagaaataaaaggaagagaaaagtgatagaagaaaaggaaaaaggtgATAAATAGAAAAGCAGGGAAAGAAGAAGGGAACGGAACAGAAAAAGTGAcagaaaacacagaggaaaactgagacctgaaaaaataaaaaaagaacctggACAATGCTGATAAGGAAGTAAAACAGGAAATATCTGTGTGTCCAGTCTCACCTTCTCTCTGTTGCTGAGCGATGAGAGGAGGAGGCTGGGCAAAGGTCTGGCTAATCTGTCCGTATGCTGTGGGATAggctgctgacacacacacacacacacacacacacacacaggcacacaaacccacacacacaggcagtgcaTCAGATCCACTGCAATCATTTTTTGAACACATTAATAAACCCCCCTGATActcaaacacaagcatgcactcaCAAATAAGAACAGTACAAATGGCtgcaaaatgagaaaatctaacacacacacacacagtcgcacacacaaacacacatgcacgaatacacacacacccagacacacgggcacacacagacacacacacacacgtacgcaaaTGCACAAAGGCTCTTCCTGTGTGACAGACCTGCGTACTGCTGCACTCCTGCATAGGCCTGCTGGAGGGGGTCAGCAGCAGTGGGGCTCTGTGCTGCTTAGAGAGAGccagggaaagagggagaggaaaggggagggaagcagggagagagggaacggACAGAGAACACAAGTATGTATtgtatttagaaaaatatattcattacatttataacAGTATTTCATCACCCCAACAACATGGCAGGAATTTCATTCATATTCTGTTTTAGCAGCCGTTTCTGCTGTGGTGTCTGAGTTTGTCCCTTCTGTTGAAGACATGCTGTTCTGAGCAGACACTGCTCAGAGTGTCCTTCAGTACGCCCATCACTGCTGCCCCTCTGGCCATACAGTGAAACAGGGTAACAGTATTTACCACAAACCCAACAGCGGCTAAACCAATGGAACCGATCCACATTAATATACAGAGATTCCAGAATTTCATAATAGCAAAACCATGCACGAAATAGAAAAATTCTAAAATACCATTCAGATCCACTACTAAAGGCCAATGTTAGGCCTGATAACAGTGATGTGATATGTAATGACAGGGATAAAATATCCTGTTCTCTGTAGGGGCAAGTGGAGTTCCGggggaaattttttttctaacaaaTCAGTAAATCAGAATCTATACTTTGCTTTGAAGGTCATCATTCCTCCTGTTATATGTAGCTTCAGTTATTCAGTATTATTAATCCTATAGCATACATTCCCAATAtcctcaaacatttttttatcgTGGACATACACAttgttcaaaaagaaaaagatttctcagaaagagaaaaatacttCAATTCAAAATGTAGAGAGTGAAAATTAGTATTTCTTAATTGCGTCAATAACAAAGTTTAGTTACAGTTCTGACTGAATGATTATGTTCCCCCACTTCCATGGAAACCGGGGCATCTCTGTTTAGAGTGAACAATGATGTCATCCTGCTTCTTATGAGAAGCAGGACTCTCTCCACCCAGCATGGGTGAAGCTGCCACCCTGTTTTTGGGTAGAGATGTGAGAGTTTCTCATAAACatgagtgatgtcatcatcctATTAGCAGGGAGGCAGTGTGTTGCCGGGGCCCACCTGGGTAGGGGTGTATCCCGTTGGTGAAGACGGCCTCTGCCGGGGGTGGGCCGTTGGGCTGAGGTGGGGGCAGCCCTGTGAAACCGTTCACGCTGATGGGGGAGGCGATGCTGGTCACTGCTTGGGCTGGGATGCCTGGAGGTGTGCTGCCacctggagggagagagtggtCACTGCATTCAAGAAAGTACAGAGGGAGTCATGTAGAGTCATCCATACCTGCTGAGGAGACTGTGATTAGGTGTGAGAGAATATGTCTTTTTGAGTTTTATCTGAGATGCGTGAGAGGGggtggcagtgtgtggggggACGTGACAGTGCGTAAGAGGGTGTGGCAGCGTATTGGAGGGTGTGACAGTGCGTGAGAGGGTGTGGCAATATGTAAGAGGGCGTGGCACTGTATGGCAGGGCAAACTGGATTTTGGCCCTTACCTGACGTGGGTGTTAGTGGCCCACCTGGCAGCCCGTTGATAGTGGCCATGTGCTGCATCTGGGCAGCGAAGGCTGCCATGGGGCTCAGATACCCTCCCTGCCCCACCGACGCCATCAACGCTGCCTGCTGCTGCACCtgctgagagggagaaagagagagagacaggggggggagggaggaagagggaggggcagaggggaaATGAGAGAGAATTTGAGACAGAGGcgggaggagatggagaggaacaaaaatagtttgaattttagaaagagagggagagagagagagggaaaaggttGAGTAAAgacagaaggggagagagacaaatgagagggagtgagataaagaaagagggaaggaaagagaggtaAGTAAAGCTGCATGCatggcaacaacagcagtgaATCAGACACAGCTGGCAGAGGAAAGGATGAGAGAGCGAAGAGACAACAGACAGATAGAAAGCAGTGAAAGTGGAGGGGCTGTACAGACAGAGACtgccagacagagagacagacagagacactgagacacacagacagacagagactgccagacagagagactgacagagacactgagacacacagacagacagacagacagacaggcagacagacagacagacagacagacagacaggcacagagacagacagagacactgagacagacagacagacaggcacagagacagacagggacactgagacagacagacagacagacaggcagagagactgacagacagacagacagacagacagacaggcagacaggcagagaaacagatagacagacagagagacagacagggagagagacaggcagacagacagacagacaggcagagagtcagactgacagacagacagaaagaagggtagagaagcagacaggcagacagacagagaagcagacagacagactgacagacagagaagcagacagacagactgacagacagaaagacagacagacagactgacagactgacagacagatagacaaacagacagggagagagaccggcagacaggcagagagacagacagactgacaggcagacagagagacgggctgacagacagactgacaggcagacagagccGCTGCACTCACTGCCTGTGCGTAGGCTCCGTAGGGGCCGAACGGAAGGGCCATGGGGCTGAAGAGACCCATCTGACCCGCCATCTGCTGCATGCGCCGGATAGTGCGCTCCTTATCCGTGTCCGCAAACTTCACCACCAGGCTGGAGGAAGCGCCCTgagacacatgcatacgcacacacgcacacacccacacacacacacatacacacacacacccacacacacacacgcacatacacacacatacacacacacacacgcacacacgcatatatacacccacgcatacaggcacacacacgcacacacacacacacacacacacatgcacgcacgcacacacgcacgcacacatgcacgcacgcacgcatgcacacacacaaagacacacacacacatgcacatacacacacatacatatacacacacacacacacgcacgcgtgcatacacacacacccacaaacacacacaggttagAGCCTCAAGTATTAACATCATTACCACACATCATAACCTGTCACCACAGTCACCGCACGTAGTTGTGCTCACAGCACTAACTGTTAGATCTCAGGTTCCTGGGTAACACACAACTCTAAACCctggttaaaaaaacaagcaacaaaaccagcaaaaaaacaGGTACTAAGCAATTGGAGGCAGAGCAGGGCTAAACGCTGGTTTAAAATAGCCCGGTGCGTGTCACGGTACTCACAGGCATGGTTTGGCTGCCGTGCAGAGCTCCGATAGCtgcctgtgcttctgtgtgcgaGGAGTACTTCACAAAGGCACAGCctgggagacagacagacacacagacgcacagatagacacacagaaacatgagCAGTGGAACTTGCTTCACTCCGGAGGACATCTGAGCAGAAATGACAGTTGTAATAACCGTTACGTGtttttaagtttatggtaataTTTAATTGTGTGCACTTTTGCTGCTGTCCCTGTTGCTTGTGTGATATCTTCAGTTTCTCATGCCATATTTGCATTGTTAACTGATTCAAGGCCGCAGTACATGCGAAAGTTGCTACATGCCCAAAAGTATGCAGACAGCTGacgtccaacatctcatccaaaattatggacgTTAAtctggagttggtccaccctttgctgccgtaacaacctccactcttccagaaggctttatactagaagttggagcattgctgcagggatttgcttccattcagccagaagatcattagtgaggttgggcactgattgggcgattaggcctggctcgcagttggctttccaattgatcccaaaggtgttggatggggttggatcagggctcagtgcaggccagtcaagttcttccacaccaatctcaacaaaaaacatttctatatgaaccttgctgtgtgccAGGGGGAATTGTTACACTAAAACAAGTTTGTGGAAGGAAAGagccttcccaaaactgttaccaaagttggaagcacagaatagtctagaatgtcattaagatgtcttcactggaactaagggggctagtccaaaccatgaaaagcaACCCCAGACCAGAGTAGAGTTTACATAGAGTAGGTTCAATCATAATGATAGTAACCTACACACAAGCATTCATGCAGCAGCCACAAAGGCAAAGATCCAGGCATACACTCCAGCAAACGTACATGTCAGCATCCTCACGTCCAGCTCAACAAAAAAGCGGAACCACGCGCTCACCTTTGCTGTTTCCGTCGGGGCCTCTGAGGATGGTGCACTCCTCGATGCAGCCGAAGGCCTCGAAGAGGCGTCGCACGTCGTCCTCCGACTGCTGCTTGTTGAGCATGCCCACAAAGAGTTTTCTGTCTTCTGAAACAAACGGTGGGGGGTCATTACCGGGCACGTGTCCAGGGCgcgacggggtggggggggggggggggcgggcgagcGGGTCTAAGGCGAGCCTCGCGGAGGCTGAAGGACGGGAAAACAAACTCGTCGCGCGCGGCGT is part of the Anguilla anguilla isolate fAngAng1 chromosome 10, fAngAng1.pri, whole genome shotgun sequence genome and encodes:
- the LOC118207104 gene encoding CUGBP Elav-like family member 4 isoform X5; this encodes MTTLTNGQVDGMGHGSAASTNGLVNGLSHSHSPASCATIPMKDHDAIKLFIGQIPRNLDEKDLRPLFEEFGKIYELTVLKDRFTGMHKGCAFLTYCSRESALRAQTALHEQKTLPGMNRPIQVKPADSESRGDRKLFVGMLNKQQSEDDVRRLFEAFGCIEECTILRGPDGNSKGCAFVKYSSHTEAQAAIGALHGSQTMPGASSSLVVKFADTDKERTIRRMQQMAGQMGLFSPMALPFGPYGAYAQAQVQQQAALMASVGQGGYLSPMAAFAAQMQHMATINGLPGGPLTPTSGGSTPPGIPAQAVTSIASPISVNGFTGLPPPQPNGPPPAEAVFTNGIHPYPAQSPTAADPLQQAYAGVQQYAAAYPTAYGQISQTFAQPPPLIAQQQREGPEGCNLFIYHLPQEFGDGELMQSFLPFGFVSFDNPASAQAAIQSMNGFQIGMKRLKVQLKRPKDANRPY
- the LOC118207104 gene encoding CUGBP Elav-like family member 4 isoform X1; its protein translation is MTTLTNGQVDGMGHGSAASTNGLVNGLSHSHSPASCATIPMKDHDAIKLFIGQIPRNLDEKDLRPLFEEFGKIYELTVLKDRFTGMHKGCAFLTYCSRESALRAQTALHEQKTLPGMNRPIQVKPADSESRGEDRKLFVGMLNKQQSEDDVRRLFEAFGCIEECTILRGPDGNSKGCAFVKYSSHTEAQAAIGALHGSQTMPGASSSLVVKFADTDKERTIRRMQQMAGQMGLFSPMALPFGPYGAYAQAQVQQQAALMASVGQGGYLSPMAAFAAQMQHMATINGLPGGPLTPTSGGSTPPGIPAQAVTSIASPISVNGFTGLPPPQPNGPPPAEAVFTNGIHPYPAQSPTAADPLQQAYAGVQQYAAAYPTAYGQISQTFAQPPPLIAQQQREGPEGCNLFIYHLPQEFGDGELMQSFLPFGNVISSKVFVDRATNQSKCFGFVSFDNPASAQAAIQSMNGFQIGMKRLKVQLKRPKDANRPY
- the LOC118207104 gene encoding CUGBP Elav-like family member 4 isoform X3, encoding MTTLTNGQVDGMGHGSAASTNGLVNGLSHSHSPASCATIPMKDHDAIKLFIGQIPRNLDEKDLRPLFEEFGKIYELTVLKDRFTGMHKGCAFLTYCSRESALRAQTALHEQKTLPGMNRPIQVKPADSESRGDRKLFVGMLNKQQSEDDVRRLFEAFGCIEECTILRGPDGNSKGCAFVKYSSHTEAQAAIGALHGSQTMPGASSSLVVKFADTDKERTIRRMQQMAGQMGLFSPMALPFGPYGAYAQAQVQQQAALMASVGQGGYLSPMAAFAAQMQHMATINGLPGGPLTPTSGGSTPPGIPAQAVTSIASPISVNGFTGLPPPQPNGPPPAEAVFTNGIHPYPAQSPTAADPLQQAYAGVQQYAAAYPTAYGQISQTFAQPPPLIAQQQREGPEGCNLFIYHLPQEFGDGELMQSFLPFGNVISSKVFVDRATNQSKCFGFVSFDNPASAQAAIQSMNGFQIGMKRLKVQLKRPKDANRPY
- the LOC118207104 gene encoding CUGBP Elav-like family member 4 isoform X2 yields the protein MTTLTNGQVDGMGHGSAASTNGLVNGLSHSHSPASCATIPMKDHDAIKLFIGQIPRNLDEKDLRPLFEEFGKIYELTVLKDRFTGMHKGCAFLTYCSRESALRAQTALHEQKTLPGMNRPIQVKPADSESRGEDRKLFVGMLNKQQSEDDVRRLFEAFGCIEECTILRGPDGNSKGCAFVKYSSHTEAQAAIGALHGSQTMPGASSSLVVKFADTDKERTIRRMQQMAGQMGLFSPMALPFGPYGAYAQAQVQQQAALMASVGQGGYLSPMAAFAAQMQHMATINGLPGGPLTPTSGGSTPPGIPAQAVTSIASPISVNGFTGLPPPQPNGPPPAEAVFTNGIHPYPAQSPTAADPLQQAYAGVQQYAAYPTAYGQISQTFAQPPPLIAQQQREGPEGCNLFIYHLPQEFGDGELMQSFLPFGNVISSKVFVDRATNQSKCFGFVSFDNPASAQAAIQSMNGFQIGMKRLKVQLKRPKDANRPY
- the LOC118207104 gene encoding CUGBP Elav-like family member 4 isoform X4, whose translation is MTTLTNGQVDGMGHGSAASTNGLVNGLSHSHSPASCATIPMKDHDAIKLFIGQIPRNLDEKDLRPLFEEFGKIYELTVLKDRFTGMHKGCAFLTYCSRESALRAQTALHEQKTLPGMNRPIQVKPADSESRGEDRKLFVGMLNKQQSEDDVRRLFEAFGCIEECTILRGPDGNSKGCAFVKYSSHTEAQAAIGALHGSQTMPGASSSLVVKFADTDKERTIRRMQQMAGQMGLFSPMALPFGPYGAYAQAQVQQQAALMASVGQGGYLSPMAAFAAQMQHMATINGLPGGPLTPTSGGSTPPGIPAQAVTSIASPISVNGFTGLPPPQPNGPPPAEAVFTNGIHPYPAQSPTAADPLQQAYAGVQQYAAAYPTAYGQISQTFAQPPPLIAQQQREGPEGCNLFIYHLPQEFGDGELMQSFLPFGFVSFDNPASAQAAIQSMNGFQIGMKRLKVQLKRPKDANRPY
- the LOC118207104 gene encoding CUGBP Elav-like family member 4 isoform X7, giving the protein MNRPIQVKPADSESRGDRKLFVGMLNKQQSEDDVRRLFEAFGCIEECTILRGPDGNSKGCAFVKYSSHTEAQAAIGALHGSQTMPGASSSLVVKFADTDKERTIRRMQQMAGQMGLFSPMALPFGPYGAYAQAQVQQQAALMASVGQGGYLSPMAAFAAQMQHMATINGLPGGPLTPTSGGSTPPGIPAQAVTSIASPISVNGFTGLPPPQPNGPPPAEAVFTNGIHPYPAQSPTAADPLQQAYAGVQQYAAAYPTAYGQISQTFAQPPPLIAQQQREGPEGCNLFIYHLPQEFGDGELMQSFLPFGNVISSKVFVDRATNQSKCFGFVSFDNPASAQAAIQSMNGFQIGMKRLKVQLKRPKDANRPY
- the LOC118207104 gene encoding CUGBP Elav-like family member 4 isoform X6, with product MNRPIQVKPADSESRGEDRKLFVGMLNKQQSEDDVRRLFEAFGCIEECTILRGPDGNSKGCAFVKYSSHTEAQAAIGALHGSQTMPGASSSLVVKFADTDKERTIRRMQQMAGQMGLFSPMALPFGPYGAYAQAQVQQQAALMASVGQGGYLSPMAAFAAQMQHMATINGLPGGPLTPTSGGSTPPGIPAQAVTSIASPISVNGFTGLPPPQPNGPPPAEAVFTNGIHPYPAQSPTAADPLQQAYAGVQQYAAAYPTAYGQISQTFAQPPPLIAQQQREGPEGCNLFIYHLPQEFGDGELMQSFLPFGNVISSKVFVDRATNQSKCFGFVSFDNPASAQAAIQSMNGFQIGMKRLKVQLKRPKDANRPY